One window of Mangrovibacterium diazotrophicum genomic DNA carries:
- the cbiE gene encoding precorrin-6y C5,15-methyltransferase (decarboxylating) subunit CbiE, with product MSNTKELCICGIGPGHPDYILPAVHLEVKEADLLVGASRQLETFQSYAKNHLLFTGKLEQLKQDLDNRDEEKIVVLVSGDTGFHSLRRFLQQAITDRSIRCIPGISSFQYLYAKLGLGYENAFKASLHGTTTQFVSKLDEYESVFLLTDRQNNWKTIAGMLAESGHSQATMHIGNRLSYPDEQIITATAEQLLQLDCSFSLCAVIIEGATTKQIQHA from the coding sequence ATGAGTAACACGAAGGAACTGTGCATTTGCGGAATTGGCCCGGGGCATCCGGATTACATCCTGCCTGCTGTTCACTTGGAAGTGAAAGAAGCAGACTTGCTAGTGGGTGCGAGCCGGCAACTGGAAACCTTTCAAAGCTATGCCAAAAACCATTTGCTGTTCACGGGAAAACTGGAGCAGCTCAAACAGGATTTGGACAATCGCGATGAAGAGAAAATCGTTGTGCTGGTTTCAGGAGACACCGGTTTCCACTCGCTCCGTCGGTTTCTGCAACAAGCCATTACCGACCGGTCTATTCGCTGCATCCCCGGCATCAGTTCCTTTCAGTATTTATATGCCAAGCTTGGTCTGGGCTACGAGAATGCCTTTAAAGCATCCCTGCACGGAACAACAACGCAGTTTGTGAGCAAGCTCGACGAATACGAATCGGTATTCTTGCTAACCGATCGGCAGAATAACTGGAAAACAATTGCCGGGATGTTGGCAGAAAGCGGGCACAGCCAGGCCACCATGCATATTGGCAACCGCCTCTCCTATCCCGACGAGCAAATTATAACGGCAACCGCTGAGCAACTGCTCCAACTCGATTGCTCCTTCTCGCTGTGTGCCGTCATTATTGAAGGAGCAACAACAAAACAAATCCAACACGCATGA
- the cbiT gene encoding precorrin-6Y C5,15-methyltransferase (decarboxylating) subunit CbiT has protein sequence MKDSAFIRGSVPMTKEEVRTLVLSKLELQPNDRLMDIGAGTGSVSIEAALRLSAGQVIALERKPEAVELIKLNAEKHDVCNIEIIESEAPHGMEKLDTINKYFIGGSGGQLEQILDLIDTNAPADCIVVLTAIVIDTMLRAYNYFKNKGWFFELSQVAISKVDTQSAVAMLKAQNPIFLFTATKTKSK, from the coding sequence ATGAAAGATTCAGCATTTATACGGGGCTCCGTACCCATGACCAAGGAAGAAGTGAGGACGCTGGTTTTAAGCAAGCTGGAACTGCAGCCCAATGATCGCCTGATGGATATTGGTGCCGGCACCGGTTCTGTTTCCATTGAAGCAGCGCTACGCCTTAGCGCAGGGCAAGTGATTGCGTTGGAACGAAAGCCGGAAGCCGTAGAGTTGATCAAACTGAATGCTGAAAAACACGACGTTTGCAACATCGAAATCATTGAATCTGAAGCTCCGCATGGCATGGAAAAGCTGGACACCATCAACAAATATTTTATTGGTGGCAGCGGTGGCCAACTGGAACAAATTCTCGATTTAATTGATACAAACGCACCGGCAGACTGCATCGTCGTTTTAACAGCCATAGTGATCGATACGATGCTGCGGGCATACAACTATTTTAAAAATAAAGGATGGTTTTTTGAGCTGAGCCAGGTGGCTATTAGTAAAGTCGATACGCAATCGGCGGTGGCCATGTTGAAAGCTCAAAATCCGATCTTCCTGTTTACCGCGACAAAAACAAAATCAAAATGA
- the cbiD gene encoding cobalt-precorrin-5B (C(1))-methyltransferase CbiD, which translates to MPEQRTLRNGLTTGTCAAAVAKAAAWMLVHQQSLNEVGVKLPNEDEVWLEIEKASFSPEEAMATTIKDAGDDPDITHGAEIVARVWPGTHQGVKIIGGKGVGRVTKPGLAITPGEAAINPVPLKMIRESLAEVLPPDLAVTVEISIPKGEELARKTFNPSLGIVGGLSVLGTTGIVRPMSEEALKDSLVLKLDQLKVLGWNKAIFSPGNYSTAFSSANLPVNEAQVVVTSNYIGFMLEQAVARDFKQLVLIGHLGKLVKLAGGIFQTHSKVADARNEILAAHYFQFNQSPEAFSKIMQANTTEEALDFIDDSEFWSVFSEQIKARAEQRVFGELSVEVILLSQKQGLLGCTSKAMNQLKQWKNE; encoded by the coding sequence ATGCCAGAACAACGAACATTGCGAAACGGATTAACCACGGGAACTTGCGCGGCAGCGGTGGCAAAGGCTGCTGCCTGGATGCTGGTGCATCAGCAAAGCCTGAACGAGGTTGGCGTGAAATTGCCCAACGAGGACGAAGTTTGGCTTGAGATCGAGAAAGCTTCGTTTTCGCCGGAGGAAGCAATGGCAACAACGATCAAAGATGCCGGCGATGATCCGGACATCACGCATGGAGCGGAGATCGTGGCGCGGGTTTGGCCGGGCACTCACCAAGGCGTCAAAATTATTGGAGGAAAGGGAGTCGGCCGGGTAACCAAACCGGGACTGGCGATTACTCCCGGCGAAGCAGCCATTAACCCAGTGCCTTTAAAAATGATCCGCGAGTCGTTAGCCGAAGTACTACCTCCCGACCTGGCTGTTACCGTAGAAATCAGCATTCCCAAAGGAGAAGAACTGGCCCGAAAAACCTTCAACCCAAGTTTGGGAATTGTTGGGGGCTTATCGGTTTTGGGCACAACCGGAATTGTACGGCCCATGTCCGAAGAGGCCTTGAAAGACTCGCTCGTTCTGAAGCTGGATCAACTCAAAGTATTGGGCTGGAACAAAGCTATTTTCAGTCCGGGAAATTACAGCACGGCCTTTTCAAGTGCGAACCTGCCCGTGAACGAAGCGCAGGTTGTGGTTACCAGCAACTACATCGGTTTTATGCTCGAACAGGCCGTAGCACGCGATTTTAAACAACTGGTACTCATTGGCCACCTCGGCAAGTTGGTGAAGTTGGCCGGCGGCATTTTCCAAACACACAGCAAGGTCGCCGATGCCCGCAACGAGATTTTAGCAGCGCACTATTTTCAGTTCAACCAAAGCCCCGAAGCCTTTTCAAAGATCATGCAAGCCAACACCACCGAGGAGGCACTCGATTTTATTGACGATTCGGAATTCTGGAGCGTATTCTCGGAACAGATTAAAGCCCGGGCAGAGCAACGCGTATTCGGTGAGCTCTCGGTCGAAGTCATTTTACTGTCGCAAAAGCAAGGCCTGCTGGGCTGCACTTCAAAAGCGATGAACCAATTAAAACAGTGGAAAAATGAGTAA